A genomic segment from Lates calcarifer isolate ASB-BC8 linkage group LG13, TLL_Latcal_v3, whole genome shotgun sequence encodes:
- the LOC108878134 gene encoding ubiquitin-conjugating enzyme E2 G1: MTEQSALLLRKQLAELNKNPVEGFSAGLIDDDDIYKWEVVIIGPQDTLFEGGFFKAYLTFPYDYPLRPPKMKFITEIWHPNVAKNGDVCISILHEPGEDKFGYEKPEERWLPIHTVETIMISVISMLADPNSDSPANVDAAKEWREDPNGEFKRKVARCVRKSQEMAFD, from the exons ATGACCGAACAATCAGCATTACTTCTTCGAAAACAACTGGCAG AGCTCAACAAGAATCCAGTGGAGGGCTTTTCAGCTGGTCtgatagatgatgatgatatatACAAATGGGAAGTTGTGATCATTGGTCCACAAGATACCCTTTt TGAAGGAGGGTTTTTCAAAGCATATCTAACCTTTCCCTATGATTATCCACTACGGCCTCCAAAGATGAAATTCATCACTGAAATCTGGCACCCAAATG TTGCAAAGAACGGGGATGTTTGCATCTCAATTTTGCATGAGCCAGGAGAGGATAAGTTTGGTTATGAAAAGCCTGAGGAGCGCTGGCTTCCCATCCACACAGTAGAGACAATCATGATTAGTGTTATCTCCATGCTGGCAGACCCCAACAGTGATTCACCAGCTAATGTGGATGCTGCG AAAGAATGGAGGGAGGACCCTAACGGTGAATTCAAGAGGAAGGTGGCTCGCTGTGTAAGAAAAAGTCAAGAGATGGCATTTGATTAG